One window of Burkholderia thailandensis E264 genomic DNA carries:
- the lysS gene encoding lysine--tRNA ligase — protein MTEPIQPQAAVAADENQIVAERRDKLRALRDQGIAYPNDFQPTHHAADLQTAYADADKEALEAKSLEVAIAGRMMLKRVMGKASFATVQDGSGQIQFFVTPADVGAETYDAFKKWDLGDIVAARGVLFRTNKGELSVKCTQLRLLAKALRPLPDKFHGLADQETRYRQRYVDLIVTPETRTTFRARTKAIASIRKFMGDADFMEVETPMLHPIPGGAAAKPFVTHHNALDMEMFLRIAPELYLKRLIVGGFERVFEINRNFRNEGVSPRHNPEFTMMEFYAAYTDYRWLMDFTERLIRQAAVDALGTATIQYQGRELDLAQPFHRLTITQAIQKYAPSYTDGQLSDDAFLRSELKRLGVDVTQPAFLNAGIGALQLALFEETAEAQLWEPTFIIDYPIEVSPLARESDTVAGITERFELFITGREIANGFSELNDPEDQAARFKKQVEQKDAGDEEAMFFDADYIRALEYGMPPTGGCGIGIDRLVMLLTDSPTIRDVLLFPHLRRED, from the coding sequence ATGACCGAACCGATCCAACCGCAGGCCGCTGTCGCAGCGGACGAAAACCAGATCGTCGCGGAACGCCGCGACAAGCTGCGCGCGCTGCGCGACCAAGGCATCGCCTATCCGAACGACTTCCAGCCGACGCACCACGCGGCCGATCTGCAGACCGCATACGCGGACGCCGACAAGGAAGCGCTCGAGGCGAAGTCGCTCGAGGTCGCGATCGCCGGCCGGATGATGCTCAAGCGCGTGATGGGCAAGGCGAGCTTCGCGACGGTGCAGGACGGCTCGGGTCAGATCCAGTTCTTCGTGACGCCCGCCGACGTCGGCGCGGAAACGTACGATGCGTTCAAGAAGTGGGACCTGGGCGACATCGTCGCCGCGCGCGGCGTGCTGTTTCGCACGAACAAGGGCGAGCTGTCGGTGAAGTGCACGCAGCTGCGGCTGCTCGCGAAGGCGCTGCGCCCGCTGCCCGACAAGTTCCACGGCCTCGCTGACCAGGAAACGCGCTATCGCCAGCGCTACGTCGACCTGATCGTCACGCCCGAGACGCGCACGACGTTTCGCGCGCGCACGAAGGCGATCGCGTCGATCCGCAAGTTCATGGGCGACGCCGATTTCATGGAAGTCGAGACGCCGATGCTGCACCCGATCCCGGGCGGCGCGGCCGCGAAGCCGTTCGTCACGCATCACAACGCGCTCGACATGGAAATGTTCCTGCGCATCGCGCCCGAGCTGTACCTGAAGCGCCTCATCGTCGGCGGCTTCGAGCGCGTGTTCGAGATCAACCGGAATTTCCGCAACGAGGGCGTGTCGCCGCGCCACAATCCGGAATTCACGATGATGGAGTTCTACGCCGCGTACACCGACTACCGCTGGCTGATGGACTTCACCGAGCGGCTGATCCGCCAGGCGGCCGTGGACGCGCTCGGCACCGCGACGATCCAGTACCAGGGCCGCGAGCTCGATCTCGCGCAACCGTTTCATCGCCTGACGATCACGCAGGCGATCCAGAAGTACGCGCCCAGCTACACGGATGGCCAACTGTCGGACGACGCGTTCCTGCGCAGCGAACTGAAGCGCCTCGGCGTCGACGTCACGCAGCCCGCGTTCCTGAACGCCGGCATCGGCGCGCTGCAGCTCGCCCTCTTCGAGGAAACCGCGGAAGCGCAACTGTGGGAGCCGACCTTCATCATCGACTACCCGATCGAAGTGTCGCCGCTCGCGCGCGAATCGGACACGGTGGCCGGCATCACCGAGCGTTTCGAGCTCTTCATCACCGGCCGCGAAATCGCGAACGGGTTCTCGGAGCTGAACGATCCCGAAGACCAGGCCGCGCGCTTCAAGAAGCAGGTCGAACAGAAGGACGCGGGCGACGAGGAAGCGATGTTCTTCGATGCGGACTACATCCGCGCGCTCGAATACGGGATGCCTCCGACAGGCGGCTGCGGGATCGGCATCGACCGTCTCGTGATGCTGCTGACCGACAGCCCGACGATCCGCGACGTGCTGCTGTTCCCGCACCTGCGTCGCGAGGACTGA
- the iscA gene encoding iron-sulfur cluster assembly protein IscA, translated as MAITLTEKAAQHVQKYLTRRGKGLGLRLGVRTTGCSGLAYKLEYVDELTPEDQMFESHGVKVFVDPKSLAYIDGTELDFAREGLNEGFKFNNPNVKDECGCGESFRV; from the coding sequence ATGGCTATCACACTGACCGAAAAGGCTGCGCAACATGTGCAGAAGTATCTGACGCGGCGCGGCAAGGGGCTGGGCCTGCGGCTCGGCGTGCGCACGACCGGCTGCTCGGGCCTCGCGTACAAGCTCGAGTACGTCGATGAGCTCACGCCTGAGGATCAGATGTTCGAAAGCCATGGCGTGAAAGTCTTCGTCGACCCGAAAAGCCTGGCGTACATCGACGGCACGGAGCTCGACTTCGCGCGCGAGGGGTTGAACGAGGGGTTCAAGTTCAACAATCCCAACGTGAAGGACGAGTGCGGCTGCGGCGAATCGTTCCGCGTGTGA
- the fdx gene encoding ISC system 2Fe-2S type ferredoxin, producing the protein MPQLVVLPHVELCPDGAVIDAVPGKSICDNLLDNGVEIEHACEKSCACTTCHVIIREGFNALEPSEEDEDDLLDKAWGLEPTSRLSCQAIVKEGVDLVVEIPKYSINHAKENH; encoded by the coding sequence ATGCCTCAACTCGTAGTACTGCCGCACGTCGAATTGTGCCCGGACGGCGCGGTGATCGACGCCGTGCCCGGCAAGAGCATCTGCGACAACCTGCTCGACAATGGCGTCGAGATCGAGCATGCGTGCGAGAAGTCGTGCGCGTGCACGACGTGCCACGTGATCATCCGCGAGGGCTTCAACGCGCTCGAGCCGTCCGAGGAGGACGAGGACGATCTGCTCGACAAGGCGTGGGGCCTCGAGCCGACATCGCGCCTTTCGTGCCAGGCGATCGTGAAGGAAGGCGTGGATCTGGTCGTCGAGATTCCGAAGTACTCGATCAACCACGCGAAGGAAAATCACTGA
- a CDS encoding low molecular weight protein-tyrosine-phosphatase: protein MKSVAICFVCLGNICRSPTAEGVMRHQVAAAGLDAVIEIDSAGTGDWHVGEAPDARAQQAARARGYDLSTLRARQIGDADFERFDLVLAMDCANLAELRKRCPPQYRGKIRLLMAYAGDGSAGEIADPYFGGARGFEQVLDQCEDACRGLLESLRETAR from the coding sequence ATGAAAAGCGTCGCGATCTGTTTCGTCTGCCTCGGCAACATCTGCCGCTCGCCCACCGCGGAAGGGGTGATGCGTCATCAGGTGGCGGCAGCGGGGCTTGACGCCGTGATCGAGATCGATTCGGCCGGCACGGGCGACTGGCATGTCGGCGAGGCGCCCGACGCACGCGCGCAGCAAGCGGCGCGTGCGCGGGGCTACGATCTGTCGACGTTGCGGGCGCGGCAGATCGGCGACGCCGATTTCGAACGCTTCGATCTCGTGCTCGCGATGGATTGCGCCAATCTTGCGGAGTTGCGCAAGCGCTGCCCGCCGCAATATCGGGGCAAGATCCGGCTCCTGATGGCGTACGCGGGCGACGGATCGGCGGGCGAAATCGCCGATCCGTATTTCGGCGGCGCGCGTGGTTTCGAACAGGTGCTCGATCAGTGCGAGGACGCGTGCCGCGGCCTCCTCGAAAGCCTGCGCGAAACGGCACGCTGA
- the iscX gene encoding Fe-S cluster assembly protein IscX yields the protein MKWTDSREIAIALADKHPDVDPKTIRFTELRQWVLDLDGFDDDPGHSGEKILEAIQAHWIDESDFDDED from the coding sequence ATGAAATGGACCGATTCCCGCGAGATCGCGATCGCGCTCGCGGACAAGCATCCGGACGTCGACCCGAAGACGATCCGCTTCACCGAACTGCGCCAGTGGGTGCTCGATCTCGACGGCTTCGACGACGATCCGGGCCATTCGGGCGAAAAGATCCTCGAGGCGATCCAGGCGCACTGGATCGACGAATCGGACTTCGACGACGAGGATTGA
- a CDS encoding IscS subfamily cysteine desulfurase, protein MNNEIPHLPIYMDYSATTPVDPRVVDKMVPYLREQFGNPASRSHAYGWDAERAVEEAREQVAALVNADPREIIWTSGATESDNLAIKGAAHFYQGKGKHIVTVKTEHKAVLDTCRELEREGFEVTYLDVKDNGLVDLDVFKAALRPDTILASVMHVNNEIGVIQDIEAIGAICREKGIIFHVDAAQATGKVEIDLAKLKVDLMSFSAHKTYGPKGIGALYVRRKPRVRIEAQMHGGGHERGMRSGTLPTHQIVGMGEAFRIAREEMATENERIRMLRDKLLRGLSEIDETYVNGDLEHRIPHNLNISFNFVEGESLIMAIKDVAVSSGSACTSASLEPSYVLRALGRNDELAHSSIRFTVGRFTTEQEVDYVIDLLKSKIAKLRDLSPLWEMHQDGIDLSTIEWAAH, encoded by the coding sequence ATGAACAACGAGATCCCCCACCTGCCCATCTACATGGACTACAGCGCGACGACGCCCGTCGATCCGCGCGTGGTCGACAAGATGGTGCCGTATCTGCGCGAGCAGTTCGGCAACCCGGCGTCGCGCAGCCACGCATACGGCTGGGACGCGGAGCGCGCGGTCGAAGAGGCGCGCGAGCAGGTGGCCGCCCTCGTCAACGCCGATCCGCGCGAAATCATCTGGACGTCCGGCGCGACGGAGTCCGACAACCTTGCGATCAAGGGCGCCGCGCACTTCTATCAGGGCAAGGGCAAGCACATCGTCACCGTGAAGACCGAGCACAAGGCGGTGCTCGACACCTGCCGCGAGCTCGAGCGCGAAGGCTTCGAGGTGACCTATCTCGACGTGAAGGACAACGGCCTCGTCGATCTCGACGTGTTCAAGGCCGCGCTGCGCCCGGACACGATCCTTGCATCGGTGATGCACGTGAACAACGAGATCGGCGTGATCCAGGACATCGAGGCGATCGGCGCGATCTGCCGCGAGAAGGGCATCATCTTCCACGTCGACGCCGCGCAGGCGACGGGCAAGGTCGAGATCGACCTCGCGAAGCTGAAGGTCGACCTGATGTCGTTCTCCGCGCACAAGACCTACGGCCCGAAGGGCATCGGCGCGCTGTACGTGCGCCGCAAGCCGCGCGTGCGCATCGAGGCGCAGATGCATGGCGGCGGCCACGAGCGCGGGATGCGCTCGGGCACGCTGCCGACGCACCAGATCGTCGGCATGGGCGAGGCGTTCCGGATCGCGCGCGAAGAGATGGCGACCGAGAACGAGCGCATCCGGATGCTGCGCGACAAGCTGCTGCGCGGCCTGTCGGAAATCGACGAAACCTACGTGAACGGCGATCTCGAGCACCGGATTCCGCACAACCTGAACATCAGCTTCAATTTTGTCGAAGGCGAATCGCTGATCATGGCGATCAAGGACGTCGCGGTGTCGTCGGGCTCCGCGTGCACGTCGGCTTCGCTCGAGCCGTCGTACGTGCTGCGCGCGCTCGGCCGCAACGACGAGCTCGCGCACAGCTCGATCCGCTTCACGGTCGGCCGTTTCACGACGGAGCAGGAAGTCGACTACGTGATCGACCTGCTGAAGAGCAAGATCGCGAAGCTGCGCGACCTGTCGCCGCTTTGGGAGATGCATCAGGACGGCATCGATCTGTCGACGATCGAATGGGCGGCGCACTGA
- a CDS encoding glycine zipper 2TM domain-containing protein → MDNQNTTTQQRQRLHPLVATAAGAVIVASLAATAAITGVFPKASSTDAQNPQTQAALIASQPAVDTAAAASAALAAQAAQQQAAQQQPRAVAQAAPKPASHQTTRHHHKTSAAPQPPQYAQQPYPQQQQSTYCASCGTVASIVPVRTAGTSSGIGAIGGAAAGGLVGNQFGRGNGRTAMTILGALGGGLAGNVVEKQVRSETDYQVQVQMQDGSTRTFTYRNPPPFGQGQRVRVENGTLVGA, encoded by the coding sequence ATGGACAACCAGAACACCACCACGCAACAACGTCAGCGCCTCCATCCGCTCGTCGCGACGGCGGCGGGCGCCGTCATCGTCGCGAGCCTCGCGGCGACGGCGGCCATCACCGGCGTGTTCCCGAAAGCGAGCAGCACCGACGCGCAAAACCCGCAGACGCAGGCCGCGCTGATCGCATCGCAGCCGGCCGTCGACACGGCCGCCGCGGCAAGCGCCGCGCTCGCCGCGCAAGCCGCGCAGCAACAGGCTGCCCAGCAGCAACCGCGGGCGGTCGCGCAAGCCGCGCCGAAGCCGGCCTCGCATCAAACGACGCGCCATCATCACAAGACATCCGCGGCACCGCAGCCGCCGCAATATGCGCAACAGCCGTATCCGCAACAGCAGCAATCGACGTACTGCGCGAGCTGCGGCACCGTTGCCTCGATCGTGCCGGTGCGCACGGCGGGCACGAGTTCCGGGATCGGCGCGATCGGCGGCGCGGCCGCGGGCGGCCTCGTCGGCAACCAGTTCGGCCGCGGCAACGGCCGCACCGCGATGACGATCCTGGGCGCGCTGGGCGGCGGTCTCGCCGGCAACGTAGTCGAGAAGCAGGTTCGCAGCGAAACGGATTATCAGGTCCAGGTGCAGATGCAGGACGGCTCGACGCGCACGTTCACGTACCGCAACCCGCCGCCGTTCGGCCAAGGCCAGCGCGTGCGCGTGGAGAACGGCACGCTCGTCGGCGCGTGA
- the iscR gene encoding Fe-S cluster assembly transcriptional regulator IscR, with the protein MRLTTKGRFAVTAMIDLALRQEQGPVTLAGISQRQRISLSYLEQLFGKLRRHEIVESVRGPGGGYNLARRAQDVTVADIIIAVDEPLDATQCGGKGTCEGSKQPDGHCMTHELWSTLNQKMVEYLDSVSLQDLVDQQRAREGTPAVLRDKRKPEPVAASVEPVRSIPLGPNSVFNIASS; encoded by the coding sequence ATGAGACTCACCACCAAAGGCCGTTTCGCCGTCACGGCGATGATCGACTTGGCGCTGCGCCAGGAGCAAGGCCCGGTGACGCTTGCAGGCATCAGCCAGCGCCAGCGGATTTCGCTCTCCTACCTCGAGCAATTGTTCGGCAAGCTGCGCCGGCATGAAATCGTCGAATCGGTCCGCGGACCGGGCGGCGGCTACAACCTCGCGCGCCGTGCGCAGGACGTGACGGTCGCCGACATCATCATCGCGGTCGACGAGCCGCTCGATGCGACCCAATGCGGCGGCAAGGGCACGTGCGAAGGCTCGAAGCAGCCCGACGGCCATTGCATGACGCACGAGCTCTGGTCGACGCTGAACCAGAAGATGGTCGAATACCTCGATTCGGTGTCGCTGCAGGATCTCGTCGATCAGCAGCGCGCCCGCGAAGGCACGCCCGCCGTGCTGCGCGACAAGCGCAAGCCCGAGCCCGTCGCGGCGAGCGTCGAGCCGGTGCGCTCGATTCCGCTCGGCCCGAATTCGGTCTTCAACATCGCGAGCTCATGA
- the hscA gene encoding Fe-S protein assembly chaperone HscA, translating to MALLQISEPGMAPAPHQRRLAVGIDLGTTNSLVAAVRNSIPEALPDDTGRVLLPSVVRYLEKGGRRIGHAAKEEAAIDPRNTIVSVKRFMGRGKAEVEGAANAPYEFVDAPGMVQIRTVDGVKSPVEVSAEILATLRQRAEDTLGDDLVGAVITVPAYFDDAQRQATKDAARLAGLNVLRLLNEPTAAAIAYGLDNGAEGLYAVYDLGGGTFDLSILKLTKGVFEVLAAGGDSALGGDDFDHLLFAHVLVQAGLDAAALAPEDVRLLLDRVRGVKEALSAAQQAQLDVKLSTGEKLVQTITRDTFAALVEPLVQRTLAPTRKALRDARVSAADIKGVVLVGGATRMPVIRDAVEKYFGQPPLVNLDPDQVVALGAAIQADLLAGNRSGGDDWLLLDVIPLSLGVETMGGLVEKIIPRNSTIPVARAQEFTTFKDGQTAMAIHVVQGERELVSDCRSLARFELRGIPPMAAGAARIRVTYQVDADGLLSVFAREQHSGVEASVVVKPSYGLGDDDIARMLEDSFKTAEVDMRARALREAQVEAQRLVEATEAALAADGDLLDASERATVEALVASLRALAPGDDANAIDAATKALAEGTDEFAARRMNKSIKRALAGRKLDEI from the coding sequence ATGGCTTTACTGCAAATTTCCGAACCCGGCATGGCGCCCGCGCCGCATCAGCGGCGCCTCGCCGTCGGCATCGACCTCGGCACGACGAATTCGCTCGTCGCGGCGGTGCGCAACAGCATTCCGGAAGCGTTGCCCGACGATACGGGCCGCGTGCTGCTGCCGTCCGTCGTCCGCTATCTGGAGAAGGGCGGCCGCCGGATCGGCCATGCCGCCAAGGAAGAGGCCGCGATCGATCCGCGCAACACGATCGTGTCGGTCAAGCGCTTCATGGGGCGCGGCAAGGCGGAAGTCGAAGGTGCGGCGAACGCGCCGTACGAATTCGTCGATGCGCCCGGCATGGTGCAGATCCGCACGGTCGACGGCGTGAAGAGCCCGGTCGAGGTATCGGCGGAAATTCTCGCGACGCTGCGGCAACGTGCGGAGGATACGCTCGGCGACGACCTCGTCGGCGCGGTGATCACGGTGCCCGCGTATTTCGACGATGCGCAGCGTCAGGCGACGAAGGACGCCGCGCGGCTCGCGGGCCTGAACGTGCTGCGCCTGTTGAACGAGCCGACCGCGGCCGCGATCGCGTACGGGCTCGACAACGGCGCGGAGGGCCTCTACGCGGTCTACGACCTCGGCGGCGGCACGTTCGATCTGTCGATCCTGAAGCTCACGAAGGGCGTGTTCGAAGTGCTCGCGGCGGGCGGCGATTCCGCGCTCGGCGGCGACGATTTCGATCATCTGCTGTTCGCGCACGTGCTCGTGCAGGCGGGGCTCGACGCGGCTGCGCTCGCGCCCGAGGACGTGCGCCTGCTGCTCGATCGCGTGCGCGGCGTGAAGGAGGCGCTGTCGGCCGCGCAGCAGGCGCAGCTCGACGTGAAGCTGTCGACGGGCGAGAAGCTCGTGCAGACGATCACGCGCGATACGTTCGCCGCGCTCGTCGAGCCGCTCGTGCAACGCACGCTCGCGCCGACCCGCAAGGCGCTGCGCGACGCGCGGGTGAGCGCGGCCGACATCAAGGGCGTCGTGCTCGTCGGCGGCGCGACGCGCATGCCGGTGATCCGCGACGCGGTCGAGAAATACTTCGGTCAGCCCCCGCTCGTCAACCTCGATCCGGATCAGGTCGTCGCGCTCGGCGCGGCGATCCAGGCGGATCTGCTCGCGGGCAACCGCAGCGGCGGCGACGACTGGCTGCTGCTCGACGTGATCCCGCTGTCGCTCGGCGTCGAGACGATGGGCGGCCTCGTCGAGAAGATCATTCCGCGCAATTCGACGATTCCCGTCGCGCGCGCGCAGGAATTCACGACGTTCAAGGACGGCCAGACGGCGATGGCGATCCATGTCGTGCAGGGCGAGCGCGAGCTCGTATCCGATTGCCGGTCGCTCGCGCGCTTCGAGCTGCGCGGCATTCCGCCGATGGCGGCGGGCGCCGCGCGGATTCGCGTGACCTATCAGGTCGACGCCGACGGCCTGCTGTCGGTGTTCGCGCGCGAGCAGCATTCGGGCGTCGAGGCGTCGGTCGTCGTGAAGCCGTCGTACGGCCTCGGCGACGACGACATCGCGCGGATGCTCGAAGACAGCTTCAAGACGGCCGAAGTCGACATGCGCGCGCGCGCGCTGCGCGAGGCGCAGGTCGAGGCGCAGCGCCTCGTCGAGGCGACGGAGGCGGCGCTTGCCGCCGACGGCGATCTGCTCGACGCAAGCGAGCGCGCGACGGTCGAGGCGCTTGTCGCGTCGCTGCGCGCGCTCGCGCCGGGCGACGACGCGAACGCGATCGACGCGGCGACGAAGGCGCTCGCCGAGGGCACCGATGAATTCGCCGCACGCAGGATGAACAAGAGCATCAAGCGCGCGCTCGCCGGCCGCAAGCTCGACGAGATCTGA
- the iscU gene encoding Fe-S cluster assembly scaffold IscU: protein MSYSNKVLDHYENPRNVGSFAKDDDAVGTGMVGAPACGDVMKLQIRVGENGVIEDAKFKTYGCGSAIASSSLVTEWVKGKTLDEALAIKNTQIAEELALPPVKIHCSILAEDAIKAAVADYKKRHETAEDGKAAA from the coding sequence ATGTCATACAGCAACAAGGTTCTGGATCACTACGAAAATCCGCGTAACGTCGGCTCGTTCGCGAAGGACGACGACGCGGTGGGCACCGGCATGGTCGGCGCGCCCGCGTGCGGCGACGTGATGAAGCTGCAGATCCGCGTCGGCGAGAACGGCGTGATCGAAGACGCGAAGTTCAAGACCTACGGTTGCGGGTCGGCGATCGCGTCGAGCTCGCTCGTCACCGAGTGGGTGAAGGGCAAGACGCTCGACGAGGCGCTCGCGATCAAGAACACGCAGATCGCCGAGGAACTCGCGCTGCCGCCCGTGAAGATCCACTGCTCGATCCTCGCGGAAGACGCGATCAAGGCGGCCGTGGCCGACTACAAGAAGCGCCACGAAACGGCCGAAGACGGCAAGGCCGCCGCGTAA
- the hscB gene encoding Fe-S protein assembly co-chaperone HscB encodes MVSLKDSHFELFHLPAQFALDEPTLDAAYRAVQSQVHPDRFAAAGDAQKRVAMQWATRANEAYQTLRDPLKRATYLLHLRGVDVGAENNTAMEPAFLMQQMEWRERIEDAAAAKNVGELDALLDELRDERRARLAKLGSLLDSGSDQGAAEAVRQLMFVERVSAEIGAQIERLEH; translated from the coding sequence ATGGTTTCGCTGAAGGACAGCCACTTCGAACTCTTTCATTTGCCGGCGCAGTTCGCGCTCGACGAGCCCACGCTCGACGCCGCGTACCGCGCCGTGCAGTCGCAGGTGCACCCGGACCGCTTCGCCGCGGCGGGCGATGCGCAAAAGCGCGTCGCGATGCAATGGGCGACGCGCGCGAACGAGGCGTACCAGACGCTGCGCGATCCGCTCAAGCGGGCGACGTACCTGCTGCACCTGCGCGGCGTCGATGTTGGCGCGGAGAACAACACGGCGATGGAGCCGGCGTTCCTGATGCAGCAGATGGAGTGGCGCGAGCGCATCGAGGATGCGGCGGCCGCGAAGAACGTCGGCGAGCTCGACGCGCTCCTCGACGAATTGCGCGACGAACGGCGCGCGCGCCTTGCGAAGCTGGGTTCGCTGCTCGATAGCGGCTCGGACCAGGGCGCCGCCGAGGCCGTGCGGCAACTGATGTTCGTCGAGCGCGTATCGGCCGAGATCGGCGCTCAGATCGAGCGCCTCGAACATTAA
- the prfB gene encoding peptide chain release factor 2, translating to MFDYDVKSERLAEVNKQLEDPNVWNDSKNAQALGREKKSLEGVVTTLTELDNDLRDAQDLFDLAREENDEDTLVATESDAAKLEARVADIEFRRMFSNPADPNNCFIDIQAGAGGTEACDWASMLLRQYLRYCERKGFKAEVLEESDGDVAGIKNATIKVSGDYAYGYLRTETGIHRLVRKSPFDSSGGRHTSFSSVFVYPEIDDSIEVEINPADLRIDTYRASGAGGQHINKTDSAVRITHMPTGIVVQCQNDRSQHRNRAEAMAMLKSRLFEAELRKRQAEQDKLESSKTDVGWGHQIRSYVLDQSRVKDLRTNVEMSNTKAVLDGDLDDFISASLKQGV from the coding sequence ATCTTTGACTACGACGTCAAGTCCGAACGTCTAGCCGAAGTCAACAAGCAGCTCGAAGATCCGAACGTCTGGAACGACTCGAAGAACGCCCAGGCGCTCGGCCGCGAAAAGAAGTCGCTCGAGGGTGTCGTCACGACGCTCACCGAGCTCGACAACGACCTGCGCGACGCGCAGGATCTGTTCGACCTTGCTCGCGAGGAAAACGACGAGGACACGCTCGTCGCGACCGAATCCGACGCGGCGAAGCTCGAGGCGCGCGTCGCCGACATCGAATTCCGCCGGATGTTCTCGAACCCGGCCGATCCGAACAACTGCTTCATCGACATCCAGGCGGGCGCGGGCGGCACCGAGGCGTGCGACTGGGCGTCGATGCTGCTGCGCCAGTACCTGCGCTACTGCGAGCGCAAGGGCTTCAAGGCCGAAGTGCTCGAAGAGTCCGACGGCGACGTCGCCGGCATCAAGAACGCGACGATCAAGGTGTCGGGCGATTACGCGTACGGCTACCTGCGCACCGAAACGGGCATTCACCGCCTCGTGCGCAAGTCGCCGTTCGATTCGTCGGGCGGCCGCCACACGTCGTTCTCGTCGGTGTTCGTGTATCCGGAGATCGACGACTCGATCGAAGTCGAGATCAACCCGGCCGACCTTCGCATCGACACCTACCGCGCGTCGGGCGCGGGCGGTCAGCACATCAACAAGACCGATTCGGCCGTGCGGATCACGCACATGCCGACGGGCATCGTCGTCCAGTGCCAGAACGACCGCTCGCAGCACCGCAACCGCGCGGAAGCGATGGCGATGCTGAAGTCGCGCCTCTTCGAAGCCGAGCTGCGCAAGCGCCAGGCCGAGCAGGACAAGCTCGAATCGAGCAAGACCGACGTGGGCTGGGGCCACCAGATCCGCTCGTACGTGCTCGACCAGAGCCGCGTGAAGGATCTGCGCACGAACGTCGAAATGAGCAACACGAAGGCCGTCCTCGACGGCGACCTCGACGACTTCATCAGCGCGAGCCTCAAACAGGGCGTGTAA